Sequence from the Phycisphaerae bacterium genome:
GGCAGTTCACCGCGTAGATGCCCACCTTGTAGCCTTGAACCCTGAGGTTGCGAATGGTGATGTTGCTGCCGGTCACGACCACGCCCGTCCCGTTGAACTCATCGGGCTGCTGAGCCGGTTTGGCCCCATCGAGTGTGGCGCCCTGGAAATCCACAGTAATGTTGTCGCCCTTGACTCGCACCGCCCCCCTGCCGTCCCGGTCGATCAAGGAGTATACCCCCTTGGTGATGCTGGTATTCTGGCTGATCTCCATTCCCGGCTGGGTCAGCGACGTGCCCTGACATCCGGCATTCATCCAGAACAGAACCGCGCCGATCGTCGCCCACACGCATGAACGGGACATCACGTTCCTCCATCGCTCGATATCCGGTGTGACCTCGAGGCCGTTCGCCGCCTTCGGTGAAGCTGTGCCCCGCGCTGCTCAATAGAACAAGTACACCCACCAGTTCTTCATGGGCCTGCCGTCGTCGTCGATGCACTTGTTGTCCAGGCCAGGCATCGACTGGCACCAGTAGACGATCCACCGGCCCATGCAGTCCGGAGCCACCGCGCGGTATTGCTCGGTCATCTTGATGTTGAACTCGGTGAGCTTGTCCTTGCCCGCCGGACCGTTGCACAGGCGATAGTTCTCGATGGCGCACTCGACGGTGTTGGGGCTGTCCAGATCGTAGTGGAACCTCGCACCGGGGGGCCAGTGGTTGCTGCCGCAGAACACGTCAAACGGGGCGACGGAGTATTCCTTGCCCTTATACAGCATGGTGATCTTGTCTTTCGAAGGATAGGTCACCTTGCACTTCTCGCGATCGTAGGACATCTCATAGAGCGACTTGAACGGCAGCTTGTGCCGCTTGTCCCAATCGAGGCCTGCAAATTCCCGGAAGTACTTCGTGTGGTAAGCGATTGTGTCGTGATTGGCGTGCCCCTCCAGCAGGTGACCGAAGTTCTCCAGCTGGCAACCGACGCCCCGGTGCGGATTGAAGAAGTAGATGCGGAACGAGTGCCCCGTCCACGGCATGGTGTCGTCCTCGCCACCGTTGCCCGCCTTGCCGTATGTGCCAGCGATTGGCCGGCCGTTCTTGTCGTAGTACTGCTTGAGCTCGATGACCTCGAACGCCGGCCAGCCCTTCTCATGATCGTGAATACAGTAGAACCAGAGTTCATGCACGATTCCGGCCTGGATCAGCGCTTTGAGGTCCAGATATCGACCGGGCGTGGAGGGATCTTCGAAGCCATAGTACTTGGCGAACTCCTCGGTGTAGAGCCGGTTGTAGTCGCACCACATGTCGGCGGGCTTGCTCGGCAGCACCGGGAAGAGCGTGCTGGATGACTTGGCCATATCCGGCGCCGGCTTCTTGTCGCGGAGGTCGACGTACTTGATCACGCGGTAATCCAGAAAGGCCGGTGCTTTGGGATCCTGGTACCCGTGGTACCTGCTGCTCTCGGCCAAGGCTTTGATGAACTTCTCAGTCTGGTCCTTGATGGCCGGCATCTCGACATCGTTCGCGAAGTTCAGCACCAGGACGCGAGGCTGCATCTTGCGGATCCGGGTGTGGTTCTCAACCAACCACGGCTCCGAAGCTCGGAAACAGGTCTTGTTCGGCCAGATGGTGGAATCGTCGGGCAGGTCGGCCGGTCGGTTCACAAGCGAGGCCTTGGGGCGAGCCATTGGAGCCGAAGGGGCCTGTTCGGCGGCTGACGCGACACAAGACATCAGGAACAGGGTGGAGCCAATCGTCAGGACTCGGTACATCAACACGCCTCCCCGAGGGAATGAAGGATACAGGTCCGTCATAGGGTAGCGGTGGCGGCGGGATTGGCAAGCGAGAGAAAACCGCAAAGGTCCCGTGCCGGCGGCTCGCCCCCGGCCAACATCGTGTCGGCGACCTTCGGGGGCGTCAGATCCCGACGTCCTTTGAGAGCCGGCGTGCCCTGGGCGTCCGGGTGGCCATCTTGGCCGCCGGCCGGGGGTGAAGCACAGGTGAGAGGGCTTCGTTCGGTTCCCTGCCGAGCCGCCTTCCGGCATGTCGCCGGTGCAGTCCGGCCGTTTTGCCGGGCGTAAGCTGCTGCCCTTGGTACCTGACGAGGTCCGCGGGAATACGTCCGATAACCTTCTCACCCGTGCTCCTGTCCACAATCATGGAGGGAATTCTGAGATAGTGACGGATTTGAGTCCCTTTTTGATTGACGCACGGCCCCCGCGAGGCATATGATGGCTTCTGACGTTATCGGGACAGGGTGCCTCTGGGGTGCCCGGGGAAAGAGAGCTGCCCACGTCCGCTGTGTCGTCTGGACCTGTTGGTCAGCCTCGAACATGTTTGTTGCGGTACCGCACCTGCGGGCATCTTGGGGCTTGAGCCACACGCGGGGCGTCTGGTTGGCCCAGATGCTCATGGTCAGGGGAATTGCCCGGTCTCGATCGACGTCGGATGAGGAAGCGAGGGGCAGCAGAGGCGTTGCCCAGGAACACGAACCCATGAAAGGAGATTGGAAATGAGAGCACTGGTCAGTTCCGTCGTTCTGTGCCTCTTGGTGGGCCTGCCTGCCATGGGCGGCACGCTGGTGAGTGTCCCTCTGGATCAGCAAATCGATCTGGGCAGTGGACCGGCGATCAACGTGCCTCCGGGGCTTGATGGCAGCCTGAGTTTCCTCTCAGACGAAACGCCCGGCTACTGCCGCAACAGCATCAAAGGTGGCGGCTGGTACTACGGTCCCTACATCGATTTCCGCCTGCTGGGGCTCGGCGACATCGACTTCACCACACCGGGAGCGACGATGGAGATCGACGTTCGCTATTTCCAGGGTGGCGACAACCCGACTCCTTACGGTGATGCCCCGGTCTTCTTCCGGGCCTACACGTACACGGCCGCCGGGGCTT
This genomic interval carries:
- a CDS encoding PEP-CTERM sorting domain-containing protein, yielding MRALVSSVVLCLLVGLPAMGGTLVSVPLDQQIDLGSGPAINVPPGLDGSLSFLSDETPGYCRNSIKGGGWYYGPYIDFRLLGLGDIDFTTPGATMEIDVRYFQGGDNPTPYGDAPVFFRAYTYTAAGAYVGNRDYGIFYGPSGESFFPTWTHKSVPLNDKAAWMYTDSDPDTNPFDPTKVARIRFYGTDWQGKGQDFVDFKNFAITPEPATLALLGLGGLALVRRRR
- a CDS encoding right-handed parallel beta-helix repeat-containing protein, with protein sequence MSRSCVWATIGAVLFWMNAGCQGTSLTQPGMEISQNTSITKGVYSLIDRDGRGAVRVKGDNITVDFQGATLDGAKPAQQPDEFNGTGVVVTGSNITIRNLRVQGYKVGIYAVNCPGLTVEDIDVSGNYQKHLLSTPEAEDGSDWLFPHNNDQEKWISQYGSGLAVESSDRATIRRVRAGHGQNGIIIDRVNDSRIYDNDCSFLSGWGLAMW